The Agreia sp. COWG nucleotide sequence CCACAGGGACTCGAACTCCAATTCCATCCCAACGGATACTTGGCCATTCCCACAGAGCCCCAATTTCTAGTCATATTTGAATCATCTAGATGACTCTGGAGCACACCCGATTTCATCGGATTGTGTCCATTTTGTGCCCACTTCTCAGTAAGTGGTGGCTATCAGGAGACGTGCTGCCCGTCAGCGGTTGCCCTGATCGCCCCGTCGGAATCAGTGATCAAACCTCCGATGCGACTGCAGCTTCCTCCCGCACCGCCAAGCTCGAGCACGATGAGTTCCCTCCGTCACGGAAAATAATCGTTGAGACAGGACTTGGTGTCCCGTCAGCGATAGGCGACGTGAACTCGAGTCAAGCGCGCGCTCGCGTTGCCCTCGTTGCGCAGTAGACGCCTGCAGCTCCGGTGAGCGATGACCTCAGTGACGGCGTCGCGCCGAACTGCCCGTCGTGCTTCTACCCTTGGAACCCCGTGTCGGTGCCTGGTGGCGTGCGGCCTGCCAAGTCACCGTCGACCTCTCGACTACCGCCTAACGAAGAAAACCCCGTCTACCGGAGTAGACAGGGGCAAGTCACACACTTATTACTCCGGCTAGCCGTTGGCCTTCTCCGACCGCACGTCTCCAAACGCCTCCTGGACCTGTTCTTCGCTCATTACCTCGCCGAGCTCGAACTCGCCCTGGCGGATAATTGACATCACTGGAGCCGGCAAGCCGAGTCTCGTCGCAGATCCGTAGACAGATGCGCGAATGAAGGGGTAGATCGCCATAAAGGCCACTCTGGAAGCGAACTCTCGTCGCAGCGTCTCCTCCGTGGAGACTGGCTCCTGAGTGACATAGACGATCTCGATGTCCGCAGCGTACTCAGCGGGTTCGTCCGTGAAGACGGCACGGAATCTAAATCGATATGTGGTGTTTTCCTCGACCATCATGCCGAGAGAGTTGTTAGTGAAAGGAAACTCGAGATTTTCCTTTTCCTCATCGGTCCAGAGGACTCGACGCGATCTCTCTTCGTGGACAATTACATTATCGAGTTCAACCAGATTGACAAACTCGACAATGTCGGTGACGCTCCGGGGGTCACTTTCAGCAGGCAAGAGCGAAATCCACCTGTGCACTGATGGAGTAGTTGGCGCGTTTGCTGCTGGGAGTTGAGTATGAGTGAAGCATCACTACCGCTACGGAATTCGTCGATGCGCTCCAGTCAACGAGATGTGAGAGCTGACCATTGTCGGGTGCCACTTGGTGTGTGACAATCGCACCGATGGCGTGCGCGTAACGACGAATGGTTGAAAGTTTTGGGTCCCCGTCGTAGCGCTCGAATGAAGCAATGGTGGGCTGGGAGAGTCCCAGTTTGTCAGCGACATCCTGCTGCGACATTTTGCGCAGCT carries:
- a CDS encoding helix-turn-helix domain-containing protein; this encodes MSKLTDLLFPAKQTASQKRAAELAKADYRLLAGLVRTRKLRKMSQQDVADKLGLSQPTIASFERYDGDPKLSTIRRYAHAIGAIVTHQVAPDNGQLSHLVDWSASTNSVAVVMLHSYSTPSSKRANYSISAQVDFALAC